The proteins below are encoded in one region of Chroicocephalus ridibundus chromosome 9, bChrRid1.1, whole genome shotgun sequence:
- the LOC134520487 gene encoding uncharacterized protein LOC134520487 — protein sequence MADRKTESLHSSIGLLGISAGSLLLAVHFYSLPRASPLIPSTALGVLLLILSSLLAYAGIRRSLRDASLFLSLCLTISVFWCGYGVVFILGGQGVLNDTGDFRNALVPGLVTFTLALLIIAVVGFLCREVILAMIASAVSLASAHEVATHYSTAFGSSAVACNYMIVCLVGGYFGLGRILYFLTKEKIALPGTDLATKRTHEPIQSTSGSVNHFAVTGLILNMLSASVFGCKLLGVTGKLFIGQVPWLWAAGIYQIGICILSYRAMDVLMATFFGFTSILKFAEGYCLLYLIWQPEEPSFPVPFLVVFSILFVVLALFLTLKSPVDGLYLLFYVAYCIALACRPKGFFEGGPQGMDVAIFVASALMTLIHLYNVKASAKIPTGRGAVKALLARSSVLKLREGADLHAPYLGYSKYADAEVLGYACSVLASFAITMTGNPQAPLATVVIPWVVVAGGILKLLGGSVAFARGKTLESSAFILYAVMWIIWGLARYGGLYGTTRSFHAAVGIIAFMLFNGFIVFCTLFLNIAWFFYSLTFLLIAISFLLDAIHALPAGYDIAATLIFGLVSFYCFLSALFNSVFEGSCLPMGRPIVQLSGVGGGMTKCLHLPARKASSVKRIADILKSGGTCGIPTDTVYVLVAACNRPDAVEKAHQSKRQAQDRPMSLWISSLKQLEPAKHLFSPVLWDFMEAAWPSPISLVVPRGEWVDFLGMKDSAKYVGTPQSVAIRIPDCSVTTHLIDLVGPIVVTSANPTGEADTTHHNQVYAKLGNKVDAVLCDGPSPENIASTVVDCTKIDSGNIGFFRVGLIPKSQVLQILEQVQKKHTVVPNSGTCTSKGREEHLNHSQAVRNGVGMAASEAPSPGDGCKNQTRL from the exons GAATTCGGAGAAGCCTAAGAGATGCCTCCCTGTTCTTGTCTCTCTGCCTGACCATCTCAGTATTCTGGTGCGGCTATGGAGTGGTCTTCATCCTGGGAGGGCAAGGAGTTTTGAACGACACTGGTGATTTCCGCAATGCCTTGGTGCCTGGCCTGGTCACATTTACCTTGGCACTACTCATTATTGCAGTGGTGGGCTTCCTTTGCAGAGAGGTCATCCTAGCTATGATTGCTTCTGCTGTCTCACTTGCCAGTGCTCATGAAGTTGCCACGCATTACAGCACAGCTTTTGGTTCCTCTGCTGTGGCTTGCAATTATATGATTGTCTGCTTGGTTGGTGGTTACTTTGGTCTGGGAAGGATTCTCTATTTCCTAACCAAAGAGAAAATTGCCCTCCCTGGCACAGATCTGGCCACGAAAAGGACCCATGAACCGATCCAGTCCACCAGTGGCAGCGTGAATCATTTTGCAGTCACCGGTCTGATCCTGAACATGCTGTCTGCCAGTGTCTTCGGCTGTAAGCTCCTGGGCGTCACTGGCAAACTATTTATCGGACAAGTGCcctggctgtgggcagctggGATCTACCAGATTGGCATCTGCATTTTGTCATACCGTGCAATGGATGTACTAATGGCTACATTCTTTGGTTTCACTTCCATCCTGAAATTTGCTGAAGGCTATTGCCTTCTGTACCTAATCTGGCAACCAGAGGAGCCATCTTTTCCTGTTCCGTTCCTGGTGGTTTTCTCAATTCTTTTTGTTGTCTTGGCTCTTTTTCTCACTCTTAAGAGCCCCGTGGATGGCCTGTATTTGCTGTTTTATGTGGCCTACTGCATTGCATTAGCTTGCCGTCCCAAGGGATTTTTTGAAGGTGGCCCCCAAGGCATGGATGTGGCCATCTTTGTGGCCTCAGCCTTGATGACTCTAATTCACCTGTACAATGTGAAAGCAAGTGCCAAGATCCCAACAGGGCGGGGTGCTGTGAAGGCCCTACTTGCTCGCAGCAGTGTTCTGAAGCTTCGTGAAGGTGCAGACCTTCACGCTCCCTACCTAGGGTATTCCAAGTATGCAGATGCAGAAGTTCTTGGCTACGCATGCAGTGTCCTCGCTTCTTTTGCTATAACAATGACAGGGAATCCACAGGCTCCACTTGCTACTGTTGTAATTCCATGGGTAGTGGTAGCTGGTGGGATCCTTAAGCTTCTAGGAGGCTCAGTGGCCTTTGCCCGGGGTAAAACCCTGGAGAGCAGTGCCTTCATTCTCTATGCTGTCATGTGGATCATCTGGGGCTTGGCAAGATATGGTGGCCTCTATGGCACTACCAGAAGCTTCCACGCAGCTGTAGGCATCATCGCATTCATGCTCTTCAATGGCTTCATTGTCTTCTGCACGCTCTTCTTAAACATTGCCTGGTTCTTTTACTCCCTCACTTTCTTGCTCATCGCTATCAGCTTCTTGCTGGATGCCATCCATGCTCTTCCAGCTGGCTATGACATTGCTGCCACTCTCATCTTTGGCCTGGTCAGCTTTTACTGCTTCCTGTCTGCCCTTTTCAACAGCGTCTTTGAGGGTTCCTGCTTACCAATGGGGAGGCCCATTGTGCAGCTTAGTGGTGTGGGGGGAGGAATGACCAAGTGCCTTCACCTGCCTGCCAGGAAAGCTTCCTCAGTCAAGAGAATTGCAG ATATCCTGAAGAGTGGAGGGACTTGCGGCATCCCCACAGATACTGTGTACGTGCTTGTGGCAGCCTGTAATCGGCCTGATGCTGTGGAGAAAGCTCACCA GTCCAAGCGCCAGGCTCAGGATCGCCCCATGTCACTCTGGATTTCTAGCCTAAAGCAACTGGAACCTGCAAAGCATTTGTTCAGTCCCGTCCTCTGGGACTTCATGGAggctgcctggccatctcctatCAGCTTGGTAGTTCCCAGAG GCGAATGGGTGGACTTCCTGGGAATGAAGGACTCTGCTAAATACGTCGGTACCCCTCAGAGCGTTGCCATCCGCATCCCTGACTGCTCTGTCACCACGCACCTCATCGACTTG GTTGGCCCCATTGTGGTCACATCAGCTAACCCAACGGGAGAGGCAGACACAACACACCACAACCAAGTGTATGCCAAGCTGGGAAATAAG GTGGATGCAGTTCTTTGTGATGGGCCTTCTCCAGAGAACATTGCCTCCACCGTTGTGGACTGCACCAAAATCGACAGTGGAAACATAGGATTCTTCAGAGTCGGTCTCATCCCCAAGTCTCAG GTGCTGCAGATACTGGAGCAGGTGCAGAAGAAACACACAGTGGTTCCTAACAGTGGCACTTGCACCTCCAAAGGCCGGGAGGAACATCTGAACCACAGCCAGGCTGTGCGCAACGGGGTGGGCATGGCTGCCTCGGAAGCGCCGTCCCCTGGGGATGGCTGCAAGAATCAGACTCGCCTCTGA